The Osmerus eperlanus chromosome 12, fOsmEpe2.1, whole genome shotgun sequence genome has a segment encoding these proteins:
- the LOC134031343 gene encoding uncharacterized protein LOC134031343, producing the protein MSKIRTLNEIGQLESSGYGVPWPRHGLHLLYWFCNDYVSFDNNGDLVALEHPKTEHFGFHWFGNRLEDDGYQLLPGIDIPYYEVGNLFFQGADDLPDDVWSNFTEEDHHSNMDRIIISIYPDREVHKVYVTQHHGEVGFDRQNTFCISKGLVRIIRNLDLEDGLLWQVGYRSKTKSSRNLQMNRPSYLLPYTETPREPAVAQTCVPQSRGGRSPGGGERELRNDRPERICNCVIL; encoded by the coding sequence ATGTCAAAGATCAGAACCCTGAATGAGATTGGGCAGCTGGAGTCGTCTGGCTATGGCGTGCCTTGGCCCAGACATGGCCTGCATCTACTATACTGGTTCTGCAACGACTACGTCTCCTTTGACAACAACGGAGACCTAGTGGCCTTAGAACACCCCAAAACTGAACATTTTGGCTTCCACTGGTTTGGTAACCGACTCGAGGATGACGGTTATCAACTGCTCCCAGGCATCGACATTCCTTATTATGAGGTGGGCAACTTGTTTTTCCAAGGGGCTGATGACCTGCCTGATGATGTGTGGTCAAACTTCACTGAAGAGGATCACCACAGCAACATGGATCGCATCATCATAAGCATTTACCCAGACAGGGAAGTACATAAGGTCTATGTAACCCAGCATCATGGTGAGGTCGGGTTTGATCGTCAGAACACCTTCTGCATCAGTAAAGGTTTAGTGAGGATCATCAGGAACCTGGATCTGGAGGATGGCCTGCTGTGGCAGGTGGGCTACCGCTCTAAAACAAAATCATCGCGCAACCTGCAAATGAACCGTCCCTCCTACCTGCTTCCATACACAGAGACGCCCAGAGAGCCTGCTGTTGCTCAGACATGCGTCCCTCAGAGCAGAGGCGGGAGGAGCCCAGGTGGCGGTGAGAGAGAACTGAGAAATGACAGGCCAGAGAGGATCTGCAACTGTGTCATACTGTAG
- the LOC134031397 gene encoding uncharacterized protein LOC134031397: MSKIRTLNEIGQLESSGYGVPCPRHGLHLLYWFCNDYVSFDNNGDLVALEHPKGKKYGFHWFGNHGEDDGQLLPQQNTPYYEVGNLFAPGAGDLPEYVRLNFRRDSNLSNMDRIIISLLLKPPSRLIVDKVYVTQHIDRSKFDRQNTFCISKGLVLILRNLDLEDGVLWQVGYLSQTVRPAQLPRPAQLPRPAQLPRPAQLPRPAQLPRPAQSRGGWRPDDDVVIRMPHESLRPKKCCNCVIL; this comes from the coding sequence ATGTCAAAGATCAGAACCCTGAATGAGATTGGGCAGCTGGAGTCGTCTGGCTATGGCGTGCCTTGTCCCAGACATGGCCTGCATCTACTCTACTGGTTCTGCAACGACTACGTCTCCTTTGACAACAACGGAGACCTAGTGGCCTTAGAACACCCCAAAGGGAAAAAGTATGGCTTCCACTGGTTTGGTAACCATGGCGAGGATGATGGTCAACTGCTCCCACAACAGAACACTCCTTACTATGAAGTGGGCAACCTGTTTGCCCCAGGAGCCGGAGACCTGCCTGAGTATGTGAGGTTAAACTTCAGACGTGACAGTAACCTCAGCAACATGGATCGCATCATCATAAGCCTCCTTCTTAAGCCACCTTCACGGTTGATAGTGGACAAGGTCTACGTAACCCAGCACATCGACAGGTCCAAGTTCGATCGTCAGAACACCTTCTGCATCAGTAAAGGTTTAGTGTTGATCCTCCGTAACCTGGATCTGGAGGACGGGGTGCTGTGGCAGGTGGGCTACCTCTCCCAGACAGTTCGCCCCGCCCAgctgccccgccccgcccagCTGCCCCGCCCCGCTCAgctgccccgccccgcccagctgccccgccccgcccagctgccccgccccgcccagagcagaggagggtggaggccagaTGATGATGTTGTCATCAGGATGCCACATGAGAGTTTACGGCCAAAGAAGTGTTGCAACTGTGTGATTTTGTAG